In the Pygocentrus nattereri isolate fPygNat1 chromosome 19, fPygNat1.pri, whole genome shotgun sequence genome, one interval contains:
- the rpap2 gene encoding putative RNA polymerase II subunit B1 CTD phosphatase rpap2 — translation MDAGERKSVRSSKTNKKGGRGPQLSAAEEARRREVLKEALREKLELEQRALQVVERLLDDSVTEEFLVDCARMITSANYKDVVEERSIVKMCGYPVCPNKLTNVPAQRYKISTKTNKVYDITERKCFCSNFCYKASKCFEVQISKSPLWLRKEERPPDIRLMKKGDGGSSGLEVKLTDKPVSEVDIENPVPEPADVHGGSSGLSDSSDVEQDFVSSMVAKERPKARVHWGKLPKRDGGSKEERQEQNLKPQEENRAEANKPFKSSPERNNVLSFPSAPDRDTPVEETRKLLDQFALSDSSPLAVTPQNAAADVTPEICDANANTKDAPDTNLNISHVSMSKKSAAGLKSLLKNHIKAKAEAPPVTISLLESLRVTLMEWRTEETMKFLHGPDYTAQTEPTSQSVEEEELDEDDLEDVVEKPAGRQARPTAAAPDYETLRKETKLMDLRVREFYKGVCVLPEEIPADKGTEDVDKDPPLPPVDSHAQRLLQKRIVVEKLSRSLRDVVGPLHVTMSEIINDINNLVRTFRFTNVNIIHKPPEWTLIAVILLSMLTEVSPLLKESMAKASSVEYISSLMKELRLKEQDLQSLVQLFIPGRHTSSTHPH, via the exons ATGGACGCCGGCGAGAGGAAGAGTGTTCGTTCTTCTAAGACCAACAAGAAAG GCGGGAGAGGACCTCAGCTGTCAGCTGCAGAGGAGGCCAGGAG GCGGGAGGTTCTGAAGGAGGCGCTGAGGGAGAAGTTGGAGTTGGAGCAGAGGGCTCTTCAGGTGGTGGAGAGACTCCTGGACGACAGTGTGACGGAGGAGTTTCTTGTGGACTGT GCGCGAATGATCACCTCAGCCAACTACAAAGACGTGGTGGAAGAGCGCTCCATAGTGAAGATGTGTGGATATCCTGTTTGTCCGAACAAGCTGACCAAT GTTCCAGCTCAACGGTACAAAATCTCCACCAAGACCAATAAAGTGTATGACATCACAGAACGTAAG tgtttttgtagCAATTTCTGCTACAAAGCCTCAAAATGTTTTGAGGTCCAGATTTCAAAGTCACCACTCTGGCTGAGGAAGGAGGAGAG ACCTCCAGACATCAGGCTGATGAAGAAGGGAGACGG AGGCAGCTCTGGTTTGGAGGTGAAGCTTACAGATAAACCCGTGAGTGAAGTGGACATTGAAAATCCAGTCCCAGAACCAGCAGATGTTCATGGAGGCTCCAGCGGTCTGAgcgacagcagtgatgtagaGCAGGACTTTGTGTCCAGCATGGTGGCCAAAGAGAGGCCAAAAGCTAGAGTGCACTGGGGTAAACTGCCCAAACGTGATGGAGGGAGCAAAGAGGAGAGGCAAGAGCAAAATCTGAAGCCACAAGAAGAAAACCGTGCTGAAGCCAATAAACCCTTCAAGTCTTCTCCAGAACGCAATAACGTGCTTAGCTTCCCATCTGCGCCAGACAGAGATACACCAGTGGAGGAAACTAGGAAGCTTTTGGACCAGTTTGCTCTCTCAGATAGTTCTCCATTAGCAGTTACCCCACAGAACGCTGCTGCTGATGTAACTCCTGAGATTTGTGATGCAAATGCAAACACCAAAGATGCTCCTGACACCAACCTAAACATCTCTCACGTCAGTATGAGTAAGAAGAGTGCTGCTGGACTCAAAAGCCTGCTGAAGAACCACATAAAAGCAAAGGCCGAAGCTCCACCAGTCACGATCAGTCTGCTAGAAAGCCTCAGAGTCactctgatggagtggagaactgaggagaccatGAAGTTTCTCCATGGACCTGATTACACTGCACAGACTGAACCCACATCCCAGAGTGTGGAAGAAGAGGAGCTGGACGAGGATGATCTTGAGGACGTAGTGGAGAAACCTGCAGGACGTCAGGCCAGACCCACCGCAGCAGCTCCTGATTATGAAACCCTGAGGAAGGAGACCAAGTTGATGGACCTCAGGGTGCGGGAATTTTACAAAGGAGTTTGCGTCCTGCCTGAGGAGATCCCAGCAGATAAAGGCACAGAG GATGTTGATAAAGATCCTCCTCTGCCGCCGGTGGATTCCCACGCTCAGCGTCTCCTGCAGAAGCGCATAGTAGTGGAGAAGCTCAGCAGAAG CTTGCGAGACGTTGTGGGGCCCCTGCACGTGACCATGAGCGAGATTATCAACGACATCAACAACTTGGTCAGAACTTTCAG attTACAAATGTTAACATCATTCACAAGCCTCCTGAGTGGACCCTGATCGCAGTCATTCTTCTGTCAAT